The following proteins come from a genomic window of Saccharicrinis carchari:
- a CDS encoding discoidin domain-containing protein, with the protein MNKILISLFLMSLLIAFTNCDNDKKTEVPFPSQISDIKTEPRVGGVLLSWDIPQDSNYFYVQTRYEKNGRTIKTNSSIFTDSVVIGGLLNKFEYVFEVQAFNEDLVGNEVLTTSAVRPIRRGKDITYQPESNVDIELTDDMIDTYTQESSEGPKKNLLDGNINSYWHTAWSSGVAPLPHWIQINFDEPTEIGGMRYTFRQNGDENGRPSQWDLQVSDDGNAWTTVWTSEENLPTSPVASTQTLLFGERENFSSQYFRLRILANPGNRTYTHLSTISIFKKGLSVVDLEEEAERNYQ; encoded by the coding sequence ATGAACAAGATATTGATTTCACTATTTTTAATGTCGTTGCTAATCGCTTTTACCAATTGCGACAACGATAAAAAAACGGAGGTTCCTTTCCCCTCACAAATAAGTGACATAAAGACGGAACCCCGTGTGGGCGGTGTTTTACTATCATGGGACATCCCCCAGGACTCTAATTACTTCTACGTACAAACCCGTTACGAAAAGAACGGACGCACAATTAAAACAAACTCCAGCATTTTTACCGATTCGGTTGTTATCGGGGGTTTGCTTAATAAGTTTGAATACGTTTTTGAAGTGCAGGCCTTTAATGAGGATTTAGTAGGCAACGAAGTGCTTACTACATCGGCAGTGCGACCTATACGCCGAGGAAAGGATATAACGTACCAGCCCGAGTCAAACGTGGACATTGAATTAACGGATGATATGATTGACACCTATACCCAGGAATCTTCCGAAGGGCCTAAGAAAAATCTTCTCGATGGAAACATCAACTCCTATTGGCATACCGCCTGGTCAAGCGGGGTTGCTCCATTGCCGCACTGGATTCAGATTAACTTTGATGAACCAACCGAGATAGGAGGGATGAGGTACACTTTTAGGCAAAACGGCGACGAAAATGGAAGACCCTCGCAATGGGATTTACAGGTGAGCGATGATGGCAATGCCTGGACCACCGTATGGACCTCCGAAGAAAATCTGCCAACTTCACCTGTAGCGAGTACGCAAACCCTGTTGTTTGGCGAAAGAGAAAACTTTAGCTCTCAGTATTTCCGCTTGCGTATTTTGGCCAATCCCGGTAATAGAACCTACACCCACCTAAGCACAATAAGCATATTTAAGAAAGGCCTGTCTGTTGTGGATCTGGAAGAAGAAGCAGAGCGAAATTATCAATAG
- a CDS encoding RNA polymerase sigma-70 factor, producing MKQFTKKTSTNGSDRHFRNVFDTYFAELCHFAYSFTLDFDLSQDIVQETFIKYWKAKDNFLENGTTRAWLYKTTRNSCLDHLKSKRTKTSCRVEALELLTMEISPELGSMEIEEIKAIIASVLRDMPELSSQIFKMNRYEDLTYPEIAQKVNLSVKSVEYHMSKVLAKLRVGLKEYYFLVFFV from the coding sequence ATGAAGCAGTTTACAAAAAAAACATCCACAAACGGGAGCGATAGGCATTTTCGCAACGTATTTGATACCTACTTTGCTGAGTTATGCCATTTTGCGTATTCTTTTACGCTCGACTTTGATTTGAGCCAGGATATTGTGCAAGAAACATTTATTAAATACTGGAAGGCAAAGGATAACTTTTTGGAAAATGGAACTACCAGGGCTTGGCTGTATAAAACAACCCGTAACAGTTGTTTGGATCACTTAAAGAGCAAGCGGACAAAGACCAGTTGCAGAGTTGAGGCACTTGAACTGCTCACGATGGAAATATCGCCCGAGTTGGGCTCCATGGAGATAGAGGAGATAAAAGCGATTATAGCTTCGGTACTTCGGGATATGCCCGAATTGTCTTCACAGATTTTTAAAATGAACCGGTATGAAGATTTAACATATCCCGAAATAGCGCAAAAGGTAAACCTTTCTGTTAAGTCGGTGGAGTATCATATGTCAAAGGTGTTGGCCAAATTACGGGTTGGGCTAAAAGAGTATTATTTTTTAGTGTTTTTTGTATGA
- a CDS encoding TonB-dependent receptor — protein MKKDLICYAFRPRAGWAKWFLIMRMILFFVMANLMLATASDGVAQSERLTIKANSTTVGEVFDMIRQNSNYNILYKSEDIDINRKVNVDVENATVEELLNQVFKEEGVQYVVRKNQVIIRSNTPPHMALLQQESRTIRGRVSDVEGNTIPGVNVLVKGTSIGTITDMNGNYTLDVPADATTLVFSFIGMRNQEITIDGKTTINVTLVEDTEMVDEIQVVGYGTQKKESVVGSIQTVEPQALEVPSSNISTAFAGKLAGVIAFQRSGEPGADGANFFIRGISTFSGATNPLIILDGVQVSQGDLNALSPEVIESFSILKDATATALYGTRGANGVMIVTTKSGKNLEKAKINVRIENSISMPTAVPDFVDGVEFMKMYNEAVIGRSTGDVPYSQLKIDGTRQNIDPYLFPNVDWYGELFKPYTMNQTANVNVMGGGKKMDYFMNVAANLDNGILEKFDINSYDNNVKVRRYAFQNNINAHLSETTRLSLRVNAQIKQKDAPSIGAQNVFGLVMEANPVDFPIMYPDYLIPESLGELDHIPFGGKSGGRYNDGYRNPFAEMTRGYSEGFESTVIATLDGEQKLDFVTEGLTFKALASFKNWSSTTVTRSGGVNQYGIDDISLLTTPPVDYSSYAYNFDLVGNVQNPTLGTTTGTTGDRNIYFQTQLEYDRSFDSHTVGGMIIYTQDEFMLNNPNGLIASLPKRRQGIAGRLTYGFGGKYLAEFNFGYNGSENFAEKKRFGFFPSAAVGYAISNESFWEPLSNVVSWLKLRASWGLVGNDQIGNERFVYMSDIDLNGAGYTTGIDQNYTRSGPVYNRYANNDITWEIGEKINVGMDMELFNKINITADVYQEIRNDIFLARQVIPTSFGTAGTDVFGNLGKVKNQGMDASIAVSHNFNSDFSMQLKGTFTFAQNEVLERDEPPFSTYKNLSRVGYPVNTLWGYQAERLFIDQAEIDNSPIQQLGGTVLPGDIKYTDITQDIDGLNLVNSDDQVAMGHPTIPEIVYGIGPSFRYKNLDFSFFFQGVARTSFFINGFHPFGTSSIRNVLDFIAEDYWSVEDQNVYAAYPRLSKMDHPNNTANSSYWLRDASFLKLKNAEIGYTHKFMRFYVRGMNLLTFSKFDLWDPEQGGGNGLKYPTQRVVNLGIQMSL, from the coding sequence ATGAAAAAAGATTTAATTTGTTATGCTTTCCGACCACGTGCCGGATGGGCTAAATGGTTCCTAATTATGAGAATGATACTATTCTTTGTCATGGCCAACTTAATGTTGGCAACCGCCAGCGACGGAGTAGCACAATCCGAGCGCCTAACCATAAAGGCAAACAGTACTACCGTAGGCGAAGTCTTTGATATGATAAGACAAAATTCCAATTACAATATCCTCTACAAATCGGAAGATATCGACATTAATCGGAAGGTAAATGTGGATGTAGAAAATGCAACCGTTGAGGAGTTGTTAAACCAAGTGTTTAAAGAAGAAGGTGTACAATATGTGGTAAGGAAAAATCAGGTTATTATCCGCAGTAATACGCCACCTCATATGGCCCTCCTCCAACAAGAATCAAGGACCATACGAGGCAGGGTATCGGATGTGGAAGGAAACACCATCCCCGGCGTAAACGTGTTGGTAAAAGGAACTTCCATTGGTACAATTACCGACATGAATGGTAATTACACACTGGATGTGCCCGCTGATGCAACAACACTTGTATTCTCCTTCATTGGTATGCGGAATCAGGAAATAACAATTGATGGTAAAACAACCATTAACGTAACGCTGGTTGAAGATACTGAGATGGTGGATGAGATTCAAGTGGTGGGTTATGGTACCCAAAAGAAAGAAAGTGTGGTAGGATCTATACAAACCGTTGAACCACAGGCCCTTGAAGTGCCGTCAAGTAATATCTCCACCGCTTTTGCGGGAAAACTGGCCGGGGTTATTGCCTTTCAAAGAAGCGGGGAACCAGGTGCCGACGGTGCCAACTTTTTTATACGCGGTATCTCTACTTTTAGTGGTGCCACTAATCCGTTGATCATACTTGATGGGGTGCAGGTTTCACAAGGCGATTTGAATGCTTTAAGCCCTGAGGTTATTGAGAGTTTTTCCATATTAAAAGATGCCACAGCTACCGCTTTATATGGTACCAGGGGTGCCAATGGGGTAATGATTGTTACAACCAAAAGTGGCAAAAACCTCGAAAAGGCAAAAATTAATGTTCGGATAGAAAACTCGATATCCATGCCTACCGCGGTACCGGATTTTGTGGACGGAGTGGAATTTATGAAAATGTACAACGAAGCCGTCATTGGACGCAGTACAGGAGATGTGCCCTATTCTCAGCTTAAAATCGATGGCACCAGACAAAACATCGACCCCTATCTTTTCCCTAACGTAGATTGGTATGGCGAGTTGTTTAAACCCTATACCATGAACCAGACGGCAAACGTAAATGTAATGGGAGGCGGTAAAAAAATGGACTACTTTATGAACGTGGCCGCAAACCTCGACAATGGTATTCTCGAGAAATTTGACATCAATTCCTACGACAACAATGTGAAGGTTCGTCGATACGCATTCCAAAACAATATAAATGCCCATCTGAGCGAAACTACCCGCCTTTCGTTACGGGTAAATGCACAAATAAAGCAAAAAGATGCTCCTTCCATTGGTGCGCAAAATGTATTTGGCCTTGTAATGGAAGCCAATCCGGTTGATTTCCCAATTATGTACCCCGATTACCTTATCCCTGAAAGCCTGGGCGAGTTAGATCATATCCCTTTTGGTGGTAAGTCGGGCGGCCGTTATAACGACGGATACCGCAATCCATTTGCCGAAATGACCCGGGGATATAGCGAAGGGTTTGAAAGCACCGTAATTGCTACCCTTGACGGAGAGCAAAAACTTGACTTTGTTACAGAAGGCTTGACCTTTAAGGCTTTGGCTTCGTTTAAGAACTGGAGTTCCACAACCGTAACACGCTCGGGAGGGGTTAACCAATACGGTATCGACGACATCTCCCTGCTTACTACGCCTCCGGTAGATTACTCCTCCTACGCCTATAATTTTGACCTGGTGGGTAATGTGCAAAATCCTACTTTAGGCACCACTACCGGCACAACTGGCGACCGAAATATTTATTTTCAAACACAGTTAGAATACGACCGTTCATTTGACTCTCACACTGTAGGCGGAATGATTATTTACACCCAGGACGAATTTATGCTTAATAATCCCAATGGCTTAATTGCCTCTCTGCCCAAGCGCAGACAGGGCATTGCAGGCAGGCTTACCTATGGATTCGGTGGCAAGTATTTGGCCGAATTTAATTTTGGCTATAACGGTAGCGAGAATTTTGCCGAAAAAAAGCGCTTTGGTTTCTTCCCCTCGGCAGCCGTAGGCTATGCCATCAGTAACGAATCCTTTTGGGAGCCGCTCAGCAACGTTGTTTCATGGTTAAAACTAAGGGCTTCCTGGGGATTAGTTGGTAACGATCAAATTGGAAACGAACGCTTCGTTTACATGTCCGATATTGATCTCAACGGCGCCGGATACACCACAGGTATAGATCAAAATTATACCAGGAGCGGACCGGTATATAACCGTTATGCCAACAATGACATCACCTGGGAGATAGGTGAGAAAATTAATGTGGGAATGGATATGGAGCTGTTCAATAAAATAAACATCACCGCCGATGTTTATCAGGAAATTCGCAACGATATCTTTTTAGCACGGCAGGTTATCCCAACTTCTTTTGGAACGGCCGGAACTGACGTATTCGGAAACCTGGGGAAAGTAAAAAACCAGGGCATGGATGCCTCTATTGCTGTTTCCCATAATTTCAATTCCGATTTCTCCATGCAGCTGAAAGGTACCTTTACCTTTGCCCAAAACGAAGTGCTGGAGAGGGATGAGCCTCCCTTTAGCACCTATAAAAATCTGTCAAGGGTTGGCTATCCCGTCAACACCTTATGGGGCTATCAGGCCGAGCGCTTGTTTATCGACCAGGCCGAGATCGATAACAGCCCAATACAACAATTGGGCGGTACCGTATTGCCCGGTGATATTAAATACACCGATATTACCCAGGACATTGACGGTTTAAACCTGGTAAACAGCGACGATCAGGTGGCCATGGGCCATCCTACCATTCCGGAAATAGTATATGGTATAGGGCCTTCGTTCAGGTATAAGAACCTGGATTTCTCCTTCTTCTTTCAAGGCGTTGCCCGCACCTCCTTTTTCATCAATGGCTTTCACCCTTTCGGAACCAGCAGCATCCGTAACGTATTGGACTTTATTGCCGAAGATTACTGGAGTGTTGAAGACCAAAACGTGTATGCAGCGTATCCACGTCTGAGCAAAATGGACCATCCCAATAATACGGCCAACTCATCGTACTGGTTAAGGGATGCTTCGTTTCTGAAACTTAAAAATGCAGAAATAGGTTACACACATAAGTTTATGCGTTTCTATGTGCGAGGAATGAACCTCTTAACCTTTTCAAAATTCGACTTGTGGGATCCCGAACAAGGTGGTGGTAATGGCCTGAAATATCCTACGCAGCGTGTTGTTAACCTGGGAATACAAATGTCGTTATAA
- a CDS encoding RagB/SusD family nutrient uptake outer membrane protein, with protein MKIYKIFLALLVVCMVPSCDYLDVVPDERPTEEDAFKNVYSAENYLYSCYSYIPTPRSGTSSLDFFTADEVVTAFEHETFANFPKGNFTASNPVISYWNTLFKGIRQCYLLIEGVDATPGLSEQAKVNYKAEAKFLIAYYHFLLARNYGPTIIVESVPDVNMAYSDFPSRAHFDDVIEFVVNKFDEAAQDLPLNYSASTAYGRATRVAAAALKARALLLAASPLFNGGGETQSSFYTNFTDKEGNSLISSTYDPQKWQRAAEATKYAIDMAEDNGHELYTYNTSLGDTYPEDPFERDLRYTIIDRFSKEVLWADTRREGYYDLQNKSTPFIQGRAWNGIAPTLTMVEAFYTENGLPIDKDPAFDYDNRYSIATGDNGTTMKLNLNREPRFNAWVAFHNGYYEIIRDVGGETVERIKTQFRRDDNCGIKGRSNNYSPTGYLNKKGVHPKLEQPSLVVPSQQYPWPVIRLADLYLMYAEALIEYGGAGEFASAKQYIDRVRSRAGIPSVDDAWEPIGGANSREVLRDIVRQERTIEFYLENQRFWDLRRWMIAEPYFGTQAKGMNIQGENDLEFFQVQEVPFQRNFRSPAFYLMPIPQGEINKNEKLVQNPGY; from the coding sequence ATGAAGATATATAAAATTTTCCTTGCCCTTTTGGTGGTATGTATGGTACCAAGTTGTGATTACCTGGATGTGGTACCCGACGAAAGACCTACAGAGGAGGATGCTTTCAAGAATGTATATTCGGCCGAGAATTACTTATATTCCTGTTACAGTTATATTCCAACACCAAGGAGTGGTACATCATCGCTCGACTTTTTTACTGCCGACGAGGTGGTAACCGCTTTTGAACATGAAACCTTTGCCAATTTCCCCAAAGGTAATTTTACCGCATCCAACCCGGTTATTTCTTATTGGAATACGCTTTTTAAAGGTATCCGTCAGTGCTACCTGCTTATTGAAGGTGTGGATGCCACGCCAGGACTATCGGAGCAGGCTAAGGTTAACTACAAAGCCGAAGCCAAGTTCTTGATCGCCTATTATCACTTTTTATTGGCACGTAATTACGGCCCTACAATAATTGTGGAAAGCGTGCCGGATGTGAACATGGCATACAGCGATTTTCCTTCACGGGCTCATTTTGACGATGTGATTGAATTTGTTGTAAATAAGTTTGATGAAGCAGCACAGGATTTGCCTTTGAATTATTCGGCCAGTACGGCTTACGGACGAGCTACAAGGGTTGCTGCTGCGGCTTTAAAGGCCCGCGCCCTGTTGTTGGCCGCATCTCCTTTGTTCAATGGTGGAGGTGAAACACAAAGCAGTTTTTATACCAACTTTACGGACAAGGAAGGCAATAGTTTGATAAGCAGCACTTACGACCCACAAAAATGGCAAAGAGCCGCCGAAGCCACAAAATATGCTATCGATATGGCCGAGGACAATGGCCACGAACTTTATACCTACAATACTTCGCTTGGAGATACCTACCCCGAAGATCCCTTTGAAAGAGATTTACGATATACAATTATCGATCGCTTTTCTAAGGAGGTATTATGGGCAGATACCCGCCGCGAAGGATATTATGATTTACAGAACAAATCAACGCCTTTTATTCAGGGACGCGCATGGAATGGAATTGCGCCTACCTTAACCATGGTGGAGGCTTTTTACACGGAAAACGGATTACCCATTGATAAAGATCCGGCGTTCGATTATGACAACAGGTACTCCATTGCTACTGGCGATAATGGCACAACGATGAAATTAAATTTAAACCGGGAGCCGAGGTTTAATGCCTGGGTTGCGTTTCACAATGGATATTACGAAATTATTCGTGATGTAGGGGGCGAAACAGTGGAGCGTATTAAAACGCAATTCCGCCGCGACGACAATTGCGGTATAAAAGGGCGGAGTAACAATTATTCACCCACAGGCTATTTAAATAAAAAAGGAGTTCATCCAAAATTAGAACAACCTTCTCTGGTAGTCCCCTCGCAGCAGTACCCCTGGCCGGTGATCCGATTGGCCGATTTATACCTCATGTATGCCGAGGCATTAATTGAGTATGGTGGTGCAGGAGAGTTTGCAAGCGCCAAACAATATATTGACCGGGTACGATCCAGAGCAGGAATCCCTTCCGTTGACGATGCATGGGAGCCAATTGGAGGAGCCAATAGCAGAGAAGTATTAAGAGATATCGTAAGGCAGGAACGTACTATTGAATTTTACCTTGAGAACCAGCGATTTTGGGATTTGAGACGCTGGATGATCGCCGAACCTTATTTTGGTACACAGGCAAAAGGAATGAATATTCAAGGAGAAAATGATCTTGAATTCTTTCAGGTTCAGGAGGTTCCTTTCCAACGGAATTTCCGTTCGCCTGCATTTTATCTGATGCCCATACCACAAGGAGAGATAAATAAAAATGAGAAACTGGTTCAAAATCCTGGATATTAA
- a CDS encoding FecR family protein yields the protein MKKINNYKKIFFRFLLGATSEKENKTVYTELSNSKENLQKARKSFYSYSHVMGSSADKNWLDANYQKIERTIKQKTIMLRWMRVAAIFVGMLSVGLAVQLSGIFTAEPDWLLVSVPRGEQQTLTLPDGTKVHLAPATTFRYPEKFAKDRREVRIEGKGFFEVAKDTKRPFTVESPRTKIVVTGTSFNIRAYPQDMEEVTKLVEGAVSLTFTDANDKVLKQYKLQPMQKAQLNKQTGSVTVKSFDSTELPAWMEGTLSFRNQTFGDIAKRLERFYDVDIIFEDSIIKHQQMNGDFNDETVFEILDAIKILSPFSYEYNTNTQKITISAQTQ from the coding sequence ATGAAAAAGATCAATAATTATAAAAAAATATTTTTTAGGTTTCTTCTGGGGGCAACCAGCGAAAAAGAAAACAAAACTGTTTATACTGAGCTATCCAACTCCAAAGAGAACCTACAAAAAGCGCGAAAAAGTTTTTACAGCTATTCCCATGTTATGGGCTCATCAGCTGACAAAAACTGGCTGGATGCTAACTATCAGAAGATAGAACGTACAATAAAGCAAAAGACCATTATGCTAAGGTGGATGCGTGTAGCCGCTATTTTCGTAGGCATGCTAAGTGTTGGTCTTGCCGTCCAGCTAAGCGGAATTTTTACGGCAGAGCCTGACTGGCTATTGGTTTCCGTGCCACGCGGCGAACAGCAAACCCTTACCTTGCCCGATGGCACCAAAGTACATCTGGCACCGGCAACCACTTTCCGTTATCCTGAAAAATTTGCAAAGGATCGTCGCGAGGTACGTATTGAGGGCAAGGGCTTTTTTGAGGTAGCAAAAGATACCAAACGGCCTTTCACGGTTGAATCGCCCCGAACTAAAATCGTAGTTACAGGCACTTCCTTCAACATACGTGCCTATCCACAAGATATGGAAGAAGTAACCAAACTTGTGGAAGGTGCTGTTTCATTGACTTTTACTGACGCCAACGATAAGGTATTGAAACAATATAAGCTCCAACCCATGCAAAAGGCACAGCTGAACAAACAGACCGGAAGCGTTACGGTAAAAAGTTTTGACAGCACAGAACTTCCCGCCTGGATGGAAGGTACCCTTTCGTTTCGTAACCAAACGTTTGGGGATATTGCCAAACGCCTGGAACGCTTTTACGATGTAGATATAATTTTTGAGGATTCAATTATAAAGCATCAACAGATGAACGGAGATTTTAACGACGAAACTGTATTTGAAATTTTAGATGCCATAAAAATATTATCGCCGTTCAGTTACGAGTACAATACAAACACCCAAAAAATTACAATATCGGCCCAAACACAATGA
- a CDS encoding M60 family metallopeptidase, which produces MNLKILPVFIIAIFSFFTQHSCSDDKVADVKPLPEEPDKNELPTEYNPGNANDIDKDIKIVVKGASASEHQSGTDIDKTIDGDFGTLYHSRWGNQTTYPVVLEYTFGEDVDHIDYVLLHPRKDSNNGRILNCQIFIKSRGSSEYSKLGDYEFNGNTLPKIIRFEEGFSEPAAFKISVTKGTNDFVSLTEIEFFKKSSSILESLNIFNDKACTQLKDGTSLEDIEAVNNEFVKKMALAIYEGVYDSIRIGEFESYPDPQIIAGSNKTSTYGYYDNVTGIYVKWGDDMVVFVDDFVGDMALRVVDHTKGFSGQDFILQPGVNRFNVRTDGLAYVIYQDELKHDVKINFATGTINGYFDASKHTNEDWNDLIGNAPYSYFDLLGKYAHLTFTTDDLRENTQDAERLIEVYDSIVYLQQDFMGLYKYDRAYTTRSYFRTNTHQDMYMYSTGNRTEYHKGTMPALCNHNTVRSSPWGPAHEVGHTHQTRPGLKWLGTTEVTTNIYSLYVQTTFGNGARIDVEDMGEYNNRYEKAFTEIIAPGISHAAHGDVFCKLVPFWQLQLYFARVKGYTDFYKDVHEVIRINDNPQSPGQAQVEFVKICSDVAQTDLTDFFTAWGFLTPVDMQIDDYGTGQMTVTQSMVDEAKSYIASKGYAKPDASIEFIHEQSVSAYQAKGTVSGGTAAVTGNDISVTGHSNAVSFEQHRNGKLIFIATRPTFTVPSFATNDKLYAVGYDGNRVELDVK; this is translated from the coding sequence ATGAATTTAAAAATATTGCCTGTTTTTATAATAGCTATTTTTTCCTTTTTTACCCAACATAGCTGCTCAGATGATAAGGTGGCCGATGTTAAACCATTGCCCGAGGAGCCCGATAAAAACGAACTTCCAACGGAATACAATCCTGGAAATGCGAACGATATCGATAAGGATATCAAAATCGTTGTTAAAGGGGCAAGTGCGAGCGAACATCAGTCAGGAACCGATATAGACAAAACCATTGACGGTGATTTTGGCACCCTGTACCACAGCCGCTGGGGTAATCAAACCACCTATCCCGTGGTACTGGAATACACTTTTGGCGAGGATGTGGATCATATAGACTATGTGTTGCTGCATCCACGTAAGGACAGCAATAATGGCAGGATACTGAACTGCCAGATATTTATAAAGAGCCGGGGCAGCAGCGAATACAGCAAGTTGGGCGATTATGAATTCAACGGCAATACGCTCCCCAAAATTATCCGCTTTGAAGAGGGTTTTTCGGAACCGGCAGCTTTCAAGATATCGGTTACAAAAGGCACCAACGACTTTGTGAGCCTGACGGAAATAGAGTTTTTTAAGAAAAGTTCATCTATTCTCGAAAGTCTGAACATCTTTAACGATAAGGCCTGCACCCAATTAAAGGATGGCACATCACTGGAGGATATTGAAGCTGTAAATAATGAGTTTGTTAAAAAAATGGCTCTGGCCATTTACGAAGGTGTGTACGACAGTATAAGGATTGGCGAATTTGAGAGCTATCCCGATCCGCAAATAATTGCTGGGAGCAACAAAACCAGCACTTACGGTTACTACGATAATGTAACTGGCATTTATGTAAAGTGGGGGGATGATATGGTGGTTTTCGTGGATGACTTTGTAGGAGACATGGCACTTCGCGTAGTGGATCACACCAAAGGGTTTAGTGGACAGGACTTTATCCTTCAGCCCGGTGTTAATCGCTTTAACGTTCGCACAGACGGCCTGGCTTATGTTATCTATCAGGATGAACTAAAACACGATGTGAAGATTAATTTTGCCACCGGTACGATCAACGGTTACTTCGATGCCTCCAAACACACTAACGAGGATTGGAACGACCTGATAGGCAATGCCCCCTACAGCTATTTCGACCTACTGGGTAAATATGCACATCTCACCTTTACAACGGACGATTTACGTGAAAACACACAGGATGCAGAACGCCTTATCGAGGTATATGACTCCATCGTTTATCTGCAGCAGGATTTCATGGGCTTGTATAAATACGACAGGGCCTACACTACCCGTTCCTACTTCCGCACCAACACCCATCAGGACATGTACATGTATTCCACCGGCAACCGTACGGAATATCATAAAGGTACCATGCCGGCACTTTGCAACCACAACACGGTACGTTCTTCGCCTTGGGGGCCTGCACATGAGGTTGGACACACCCACCAAACCCGTCCGGGCTTAAAATGGTTGGGTACCACCGAAGTTACAACCAATATCTATTCATTGTATGTGCAAACCACTTTTGGCAACGGTGCCCGCATTGATGTGGAGGACATGGGGGAATACAACAACCGCTACGAAAAAGCCTTTACAGAAATCATTGCACCGGGTATCTCACACGCTGCTCATGGCGACGTGTTTTGCAAGCTGGTACCCTTTTGGCAACTTCAACTTTATTTTGCCCGTGTTAAAGGTTATACCGATTTTTATAAAGATGTTCACGAGGTCATCCGCATTAATGACAATCCTCAGTCGCCCGGCCAGGCACAGGTGGAGTTCGTAAAGATATGCAGCGACGTGGCACAAACCGATCTGACCGACTTTTTTACCGCCTGGGGATTCCTTACCCCCGTTGACATGCAGATAGACGATTACGGGACAGGTCAAATGACCGTTACACAAAGCATGGTGGACGAAGCAAAATCTTATATTGCCTCCAAAGGCTACGCAAAGCCGGATGCCAGCATTGAATTTATACACGAACAAAGCGTTAGTGCTTATCAAGCCAAAGGAACAGTCAGCGGAGGTACAGCTGCGGTAACGGGTAATGACATCTCCGTTACAGGGCATTCCAATGCCGTTAGCTTTGAACAGCACCGCAACGGCAAGCTTATTTTTATCGCTACACGGCCCACCTTCACGGTGCCTTCTTTTGCAACAAATGACAAACTGTATGCAGTGGGTTACGACGGTAACCGTGTAGAGTTAGATGTAAAATAA